Proteins encoded within one genomic window of Thermostichus vulcanus str. 'Rupite':
- a CDS encoding homogentisate phytyltransferase, producing the protein MLNLPVLWRFARPHTLYGTSASVLGLYLLAGFVTEGSWEQLLSPLPSLLLAWVACLAANVYIVGLNQLTDIEIDRINKPHLPLAAGSLTWAEGMGIVSVCGVGSVLLAATGIPYLLLTVLLSNGIGTAYSLPPLRLKRFPLAASACIYCVRGVIVNLGLYSHFQQLLQARVELSAPIVLLTGFMSIFGLVIALYKDIPDMEGDRKFAIATFSLRFGQERISTFCIGILACCYLGLIGLGSGFLPVQNSRWLLIGHVLGLGILLGYGIRLDVTRREAIVNYYQLIWKLFYLEYLLYPWAFL; encoded by the coding sequence ATGTTGAACTTGCCGGTACTCTGGCGTTTTGCCCGACCTCACACCCTTTACGGCACCAGTGCCAGCGTGCTGGGCCTTTACCTGTTGGCGGGGTTTGTAACTGAGGGATCCTGGGAACAACTGCTATCCCCTCTGCCTTCGTTGCTCCTGGCCTGGGTGGCTTGCTTGGCAGCCAACGTCTACATCGTCGGCCTGAATCAGCTCACCGATATCGAGATCGACCGCATCAACAAACCCCATTTGCCCTTAGCGGCGGGATCCCTGACCTGGGCAGAGGGAATGGGAATCGTCTCGGTGTGTGGGGTGGGATCCGTGCTGTTGGCGGCGACGGGGATCCCTTATTTGCTGCTGACGGTGCTCCTGAGCAATGGGATTGGTACGGCCTATTCATTGCCCCCCTTGCGGTTGAAGCGCTTTCCACTGGCGGCCTCGGCTTGTATTTACTGTGTGCGGGGGGTAATCGTCAATTTGGGCCTTTACAGCCATTTTCAGCAGCTACTCCAGGCCAGGGTAGAGCTGTCGGCACCGATTGTGTTGCTGACGGGGTTTATGTCCATTTTTGGCTTGGTGATCGCCCTCTACAAAGATATTCCCGACATGGAAGGGGATCGTAAGTTTGCCATCGCCACCTTTTCTTTACGGTTTGGGCAAGAGCGTATTTCCACCTTTTGTATTGGGATTTTGGCCTGTTGCTATCTGGGGTTGATTGGCTTGGGGAGTGGGTTTTTGCCGGTGCAAAACAGTCGTTGGCTGTTGATAGGACATGTGTTGGGGTTGGGAATCCTCTTGGGCTACGGGATCCGTCTGGATGTAACGCGGCGGGAAGCAATCGTGAATTACTATCAACTGATCTGGAAGCTATTTTACCTGGAATATTTGTTGTATCCCTGGGCTTTTCTATAA
- a CDS encoding YceD family protein, whose translation MLKPIRLSDLRQLPQHTQELEFKQFFQGFESLTPVEGSLQVSHRGHFLEASAQAQTIVTLTCHRCLQQFNHRLNVEFEEIILIRDPSPEPLPLELELKDEELLESLPPSGELDVEDWIYQHLHLEMPRQLPCRPDCEGIVVETPQEQVDPRWAALGALAARLQQAPLKDSP comes from the coding sequence ATGTTGAAGCCCATTCGTCTATCCGATCTACGCCAGCTGCCCCAACACACGCAGGAGTTGGAGTTTAAGCAGTTTTTCCAGGGCTTCGAAAGTCTGACCCCTGTAGAGGGATCCCTGCAGGTGAGTCATCGGGGCCATTTTCTGGAGGCCAGTGCCCAAGCCCAAACGATTGTTACCCTGACCTGTCACCGGTGTTTGCAACAGTTTAATCACCGGCTGAATGTGGAGTTTGAGGAGATCATTCTGATTCGGGATCCCAGCCCGGAACCCCTGCCCCTGGAGCTGGAATTGAAAGATGAGGAACTGTTGGAGAGTTTGCCCCCCAGTGGTGAGTTGGATGTGGAGGATTGGATTTATCAACATCTGCATTTGGAAATGCCTCGCCAGTTACCCTGCCGCCCCGACTGTGAGGGGATTGTGGTAGAAACCCCCCAGGAGCAGGTGGATCCCCGCTGGGCTGCTCTTGGAGCTTTAGCAGCTAGGCTTCAGCAAGCTCCGCTTAAGGATTCCCCTTAG
- a CDS encoding protein jag, producing MSPPQSSMGATASTLSESALAENQERARQWLQQVLSAMGIPAAVQVVGETLEIEAASLTTAQKQLLLSKAPPSPRELGQEEDRSPVVLDALQYLANTLLNLNQPEDQQQAYTLELDGYRQRRLQELQDMATLAVNQVRASGQEYEFQALSAAERRQIHTLLSDPAYADLETVSRGKEPDRRLVIRPVREGAK from the coding sequence ATGAGTCCCCCTCAGTCTTCTATGGGAGCAACAGCATCCACCCTGAGCGAATCAGCTTTGGCTGAAAATCAAGAACGTGCTAGACAGTGGCTGCAACAGGTGCTCTCCGCCATGGGCATCCCGGCTGCGGTACAGGTGGTGGGAGAAACGCTGGAGATCGAGGCTGCTTCGCTAACAACGGCACAAAAGCAACTTTTACTGAGCAAAGCCCCCCCTTCGCCACGGGAGTTGGGCCAGGAAGAGGATCGCTCCCCGGTGGTGCTGGATGCGCTGCAATACTTGGCCAATACCCTTCTGAACCTGAATCAACCGGAAGACCAACAGCAAGCCTATACCTTAGAGCTGGATGGCTACCGTCAGCGCCGTCTACAAGAACTGCAGGATATGGCAACTTTAGCCGTGAACCAGGTTCGAGCCAGTGGCCAAGAATATGAGTTTCAAGCCCTTTCGGCGGCGGAACGTCGTCAAATTCATACCCTGTTAAGCGACCCCGCCTATGCGGATCTGGAAACCGTTAGCCGGGGGAAAGAGCCAGATCGTCGCCTGGTGATTCGTCCGGTGCGTGAAGGAGCTAAGTGA
- the yidC gene encoding membrane protein insertase YidC: MDFGVGFLSNNVMLPILDFFYGIVPSYGLAIIFLTLVIRFALYPLNVGSIRNMRRMKVINPVMQRRMREIQEKYRDDPQKLREAQSKLYSELGANPLGGCLPLLVQMPVLFALFATLRGSPFAAVTYDVNLQILPTEVAAEVVPAPYVSPSKNIFVTDSLHKPVVLVEPKGTKIGVGEEVEFLLQGAGGKPFEQLVVEAGGDPSKLQPTWKITKGEDRAQIKPDGTLLALEPGDVTVQVSIPGLASDTGFLFIDKLGRVGAFDEDGTIHWDIVAMIVIFGVSIYLNQSLTTAGQDSGKEDPSQSSMARITPVLFSAMFLFFPLPAGVLLYILVSNIFQTVQTALLSREPLPENLQQLVEEERRRAAEVITVEAEEVGKSAKPKTEGRESLPFEP; this comes from the coding sequence ATGGATTTCGGAGTCGGATTTCTCTCCAACAACGTCATGTTGCCGATCCTGGATTTTTTCTACGGGATCGTACCTAGCTACGGGCTGGCCATCATCTTCCTGACGTTGGTGATCCGCTTTGCCCTTTATCCTCTCAACGTGGGCTCCATCCGCAACATGCGGCGCATGAAGGTGATCAACCCGGTGATGCAACGGCGGATGCGGGAAATTCAGGAGAAATACCGCGATGATCCCCAGAAGCTGCGGGAAGCCCAGTCCAAGCTCTACAGCGAATTGGGAGCCAATCCCCTCGGGGGCTGTTTGCCGCTGCTGGTGCAGATGCCGGTGCTGTTTGCTTTGTTTGCAACACTGCGGGGATCCCCATTTGCGGCGGTGACTTACGATGTGAACCTGCAAATCTTGCCCACAGAGGTAGCGGCTGAGGTGGTGCCTGCTCCTTATGTCAGCCCCAGTAAAAATATTTTTGTGACCGATTCCCTGCACAAGCCGGTGGTGCTGGTGGAGCCAAAGGGCACGAAGATTGGCGTTGGGGAAGAAGTGGAGTTTCTGTTGCAGGGGGCGGGAGGTAAACCCTTTGAACAGTTAGTGGTGGAAGCAGGTGGGGATCCGAGCAAACTGCAGCCCACCTGGAAAATTACCAAAGGGGAAGATCGCGCCCAAATTAAGCCGGATGGCACCCTGCTGGCTCTGGAGCCAGGGGATGTAACGGTACAGGTGTCGATTCCGGGCTTAGCATCGGATACGGGATTCCTGTTTATCGACAAACTGGGTCGCGTTGGTGCCTTTGACGAAGATGGCACCATTCACTGGGACATCGTCGCCATGATTGTTATCTTTGGGGTGTCTATTTACTTAAACCAATCTTTGACGACTGCCGGACAGGATTCAGGTAAGGAGGATCCCAGCCAAAGTTCGATGGCGCGTATCACCCCTGTGTTGTTTTCAGCGATGTTTTTGTTTTTCCCCTTGCCTGCAGGTGTCTTGCTTTACATTCTGGTTTCCAACATTTTCCAAACCGTGCAAACAGCCTTGCTCTCCCGCGAGCCCTTGCCAGAGAACCTGCAACAGTTGGTGGAAGAAGAACGGCGGCGGGCGGCTGAAGTGATAACTGTGGAAGCGGAAGAGGTGGGAAAGTCTGCTAAGCCCAAAACAGAAGGCCGCGAATCATTACCTTTTGAACCTTAA
- a CDS encoding inorganic diphosphatase, translating to MDLSRIPAQPKPGLLNVLIEIPGGSKNKYEFDKDMGAMALDRVLYSSVQYPYDYGFVPNTLAGDGDPLDGMVMMDQPTFPGCVITVRPLGMLQMIDGGDPDEKLLCVPAKDPRYASVNTLEDVAQHRLDEIAEFFGTYKRLEKKETQILGWKGLEETQAIIAASLAAYK from the coding sequence ATCGACCTGTCGCGGATCCCTGCTCAACCTAAGCCTGGCCTCCTCAACGTGCTCATTGAAATTCCCGGGGGCAGCAAAAACAAATATGAATTCGATAAAGACATGGGAGCGATGGCACTGGATCGGGTGCTTTATTCCTCGGTGCAATATCCCTATGATTACGGCTTTGTGCCCAATACCCTGGCAGGAGACGGGGATCCCCTGGATGGCATGGTGATGATGGATCAGCCCACATTCCCCGGTTGTGTCATTACCGTGCGCCCGCTGGGGATGCTGCAGATGATCGATGGCGGGGATCCCGACGAAAAGTTGCTCTGTGTCCCGGCAAAGGATCCCCGTTATGCCTCGGTGAACACACTTGAAGATGTGGCTCAGCACCGTCTGGATGAGATCGCGGAATTTTTCGGCACCTACAAACGCCTAGAGAAAAAAGAAACCCAGATCTTAGGTTGGAAGGGACTAGAAGAAACCCAGGCGATCATCGCTGCCAGTCTAGCTGCCTACAAATAG
- a CDS encoding aromatic ring-hydroxylating oxygenase subunit alpha, which translates to MLVTQQPVLKRFWYPVIPVNHLQRGPKPFELLGQRIVLWLDQAGNPAAVEDRCCHRTAQLSKGCVVEGTIQCPYHGWQFDGSGACVKVPQLPADERIPGSYRVKAFQAQIRYDYVWVCLHDHPLQPIPDFPEAEDPGFRVIHHFYQRFPCSGLRMMENLLDNAHFSIVHTKTFGDTSNPIPPQMELEELEWGLRARTAIPATNPPLQQKNLGIFEEKTVRYTDATWFMPFVHRGRITYPNGLIAVLFMAATPINDRESQLVHFWIRSDREEDIPAAGIIEFNRMVVQEDEAILQTTDWDTPLSMDGEQHLAADKPGILMRRKLAALLKAYGETEQRRQA; encoded by the coding sequence ATGCTGGTTACTCAACAACCTGTCCTGAAGCGATTTTGGTACCCTGTGATTCCCGTTAACCATCTGCAGAGGGGGCCGAAACCTTTTGAGTTGCTGGGGCAGCGCATTGTTCTCTGGCTGGATCAGGCGGGAAACCCTGCGGCAGTGGAGGATCGCTGTTGCCATCGCACAGCGCAGCTGTCGAAGGGCTGTGTGGTGGAAGGGACAATTCAATGTCCTTACCATGGCTGGCAATTTGATGGCTCTGGGGCCTGTGTGAAAGTGCCTCAGTTACCAGCAGATGAGCGGATCCCGGGCAGCTATAGGGTGAAGGCCTTTCAAGCCCAAATTCGCTACGACTACGTTTGGGTGTGCCTGCATGATCACCCTTTGCAGCCGATTCCGGATTTTCCTGAGGCCGAGGATCCCGGGTTTCGCGTCATTCACCACTTCTATCAGCGCTTTCCCTGCAGTGGCCTGCGCATGATGGAAAATCTCTTGGATAATGCTCACTTCAGCATCGTTCACACCAAAACCTTTGGGGATACCAGTAACCCCATCCCACCCCAGATGGAGCTAGAAGAGTTGGAATGGGGTTTGCGGGCCCGCACCGCCATACCCGCCACCAACCCACCCCTACAACAGAAAAACCTGGGCATTTTCGAGGAGAAAACCGTTCGTTATACGGATGCCACCTGGTTTATGCCGTTTGTGCATCGAGGCCGCATTACCTATCCGAATGGGTTGATCGCCGTCTTGTTTATGGCTGCCACCCCCATTAACGACCGCGAGTCTCAGTTGGTGCATTTCTGGATTCGCAGTGACCGCGAAGAAGACATCCCTGCAGCAGGGATCATCGAGTTCAATCGCATGGTGGTTCAAGAAGACGAGGCTATCCTACAAACCACCGATTGGGATACCCCCCTGAGCATGGATGGCGAACAACACCTGGCTGCTGATAAGCCCGGGATCCTAATGCGGCGCAAACTGGCAGCGCTGCTCAAAGCTTACGGAGAAACCGAGCAACGGCGCCAAGCCTAA
- the deoC gene encoding deoxyribose-phosphate aldolase: MLSWQPKGAVDGSINLADYIDHTLLLPMLTPEQIDQGCEVALRYRFPSLCIPPCYVPRAVERLHGSPVQVSTVVGFPMGTSMAEVKLYEAQLAVEQGCRELDVRINLAWLKAGELDRLHAEIAQLVEETGVCVKAILETAQLTEDEKKLAGEVCIDAGVAFLMTSTGWMGGATVADVQLLWQLSRGKVAVKASGGIRTVAQAEAMIEAGASRIGTSWGLELMQELNAKGSASV, encoded by the coding sequence ATGCTCTCATGGCAGCCGAAGGGCGCTGTGGATGGCTCGATCAACTTGGCGGACTATATTGACCACACTCTGCTGTTACCGATGCTCACCCCAGAGCAGATCGATCAGGGCTGTGAAGTGGCCCTGCGCTATCGTTTTCCCAGCCTCTGCATCCCGCCCTGTTATGTGCCTCGGGCTGTGGAGCGATTGCATGGATCCCCGGTTCAGGTCAGCACGGTGGTTGGGTTTCCGATGGGCACATCGATGGCAGAGGTCAAGCTCTACGAGGCCCAACTGGCAGTGGAACAGGGCTGCCGAGAACTGGATGTGCGCATCAACTTAGCCTGGCTGAAAGCAGGAGAACTGGATCGTCTCCATGCCGAGATCGCCCAACTGGTGGAAGAAACGGGAGTCTGTGTGAAAGCGATTTTGGAAACGGCCCAGCTCACAGAAGATGAAAAAAAATTAGCCGGGGAAGTGTGCATTGATGCCGGAGTGGCCTTTTTGATGACCTCCACCGGTTGGATGGGGGGAGCAACAGTAGCGGATGTGCAATTGCTGTGGCAACTGAGCCGGGGAAAAGTCGCAGTTAAGGCCTCGGGAGGGATCCGGACAGTGGCTCAGGCAGAGGCGATGATCGAGGCAGGGGCCAGCCGCATTGGCACTTCTTGGGGCCTGGAGCTGATGCAGGAGTTGAATGCCAAAGGATCGGCCAGCGTATGA
- the recO gene encoding DNA repair protein RecO, with protein sequence MSGRTYRVTGINLKGIPLGESDRIITILTREQGLIRAVAKGSRKQPSKLGGRMEQFVVNDLLIAHGRWPAQTDASQRLQRIAQAETLQSFPRLSRSLAHLTAAQYLAEVTLMLALSDQTQEDLFVLLVEHLERLEQAPDPEAVLPLLTHGLYHLLALAGFAPQVQACHYCHSEFRGRLAGSVFFSPQSGGMVCEPCRVAQRPNPISLVSGSVLQALGSLPNPTLPSLSEDSLPLAAWLGTERLLRRILEHHAEREIRSARLLASCYALTPSET encoded by the coding sequence ATGAGTGGGCGCACCTATCGGGTTACCGGCATCAACTTAAAAGGGATCCCTCTGGGGGAGTCGGATCGGATTATCACTATCCTCACCCGCGAACAGGGGTTGATTCGGGCCGTGGCCAAGGGATCCCGTAAACAGCCTTCCAAGCTGGGGGGGCGCATGGAGCAATTTGTCGTTAATGACTTGCTTATTGCCCACGGACGTTGGCCTGCTCAAACCGATGCTTCCCAACGGCTACAACGCATTGCCCAAGCTGAAACCCTACAGAGCTTCCCTCGCCTCAGCCGCAGCCTGGCTCATCTGACAGCAGCCCAGTACCTGGCGGAGGTGACTTTAATGTTGGCCCTGTCGGATCAAACCCAAGAGGATCTGTTCGTGCTGCTGGTGGAACATCTGGAGCGTTTGGAACAGGCCCCTGACCCTGAGGCTGTCCTGCCTTTGCTTACCCATGGGTTGTATCACCTGCTGGCTTTGGCGGGGTTTGCCCCTCAGGTACAGGCTTGCCATTATTGCCACAGTGAGTTTCGCGGTCGGTTAGCTGGCAGTGTGTTTTTCAGCCCTCAGTCGGGGGGGATGGTTTGTGAGCCCTGTCGAGTGGCGCAGCGGCCCAACCCCATTTCGCTGGTCTCAGGTTCCGTTTTGCAAGCCTTGGGATCCCTGCCGAATCCGACCTTGCCCAGCCTGTCTGAAGATTCCCTGCCTTTGGCAGCCTGGTTGGGAACAGAACGCCTGCTGCGGCGCATCTTGGAACATCATGCCGAACGGGAAATCCGCTCCGCCAGGCTCTTGGCCAGTTGCTATGCCCTCACCCCTTCTGAAACATGA
- a CDS encoding phosphotransferase enzyme family protein: MSDLTWLDPLTQHFQLGDPEPPQPIQIGLIHQTWKLSTPQGSFIAQRLHPIFDPTVTEDGQTISQWLRQQGFPTPQFCRARDGSLHLSWAEGLWRVMECLPGFCHQTPPDWGYLEQAGAAIGRLHQLLARFEYRFRFRIPHFHDTVYIWRQLQRHSPTAEVQAEWDFLINTVPTLFLPSGIPTQIIHADLKFNNFLFDEQGQFVGLLDLDTFMHHNLYIELGDALRSWGKRGETLQAEAILAGLRGYAQTGNLRALQPELILQGIQLITLELAMRFLQDWFEDCYWNWDPERYPSRKAHNLARCRQQIRLYQALKAVAPQLLESIRGL; encoded by the coding sequence ATGTCTGATCTTACCTGGTTGGATCCCCTCACTCAGCACTTTCAACTGGGGGATCCCGAACCCCCTCAACCGATCCAAATCGGCCTCATCCACCAAACCTGGAAACTCAGTACCCCTCAGGGATCCTTTATTGCCCAGCGTCTTCACCCGATCTTTGATCCCACTGTCACCGAAGATGGCCAAACCATCAGCCAATGGCTACGACAACAGGGCTTTCCTACCCCACAATTCTGCCGTGCCCGTGATGGATCCCTGCATTTGAGCTGGGCAGAAGGACTGTGGCGAGTGATGGAGTGTTTACCGGGATTTTGTCATCAAACCCCTCCCGATTGGGGGTACCTGGAACAGGCGGGGGCGGCGATTGGGCGACTGCATCAGCTCTTGGCTCGGTTTGAGTATCGTTTCCGGTTTCGGATCCCGCACTTTCACGATACGGTTTACATTTGGCGGCAGCTACAGCGCCACTCCCCAACCGCCGAGGTGCAAGCGGAATGGGACTTTCTTATCAATACCGTGCCAACCCTATTTTTGCCCTCCGGGATCCCGACCCAAATCATCCATGCTGACCTTAAATTCAACAACTTTTTGTTTGATGAGCAGGGGCAATTTGTTGGCCTGTTGGATCTCGATACCTTTATGCACCACAACCTCTACATTGAACTGGGAGATGCTCTACGCTCTTGGGGTAAACGAGGGGAAACCCTCCAGGCTGAAGCGATCTTGGCGGGGTTACGCGGCTATGCCCAAACCGGGAACCTCCGCGCCCTGCAACCAGAGTTGATCCTCCAGGGGATCCAATTGATCACCCTAGAACTGGCAATGCGCTTTCTCCAGGATTGGTTTGAAGACTGCTACTGGAATTGGGATCCTGAGCGATACCCCAGTCGCAAAGCCCACAACCTCGCCCGTTGCCGACAGCAAATCCGCCTTTATCAAGCCCTAAAAGCTGTAGCACCCCAGTTACTGGAGTCGATCCGCGGCCTTTGA
- a CDS encoding ABC transporter permease — MQGWLSRSTPLRLGKGSLVAMPLLGAGVALLLGALLIALAGHNPLTAYGVMLQGALGSQRSLTETALRATPLLIMGLGLTIAFRCKVWNIGAEGQYHLGALAGAAVALNMADQPAWLVLPLMVLAGVAGGVLWSGLAGWLHLKRGMNLIIVTLMLNYIGILWVRYMARSPLRDPKGFLPESAQFAAVARLPRLLDTRLHLGVVMAVLLVGIVYVLLWRTSLGFQLRAVGSRASVARTMGIPVGRNILMALLISGGLAGLAGIIEVSTTITRLKGTISDNYGFSAILVALLGQLQPVGVLVAAYLFSALNIGAEALQVRMQIPAAVAQVIQALVVLLVLAGDALGRNRGRE, encoded by the coding sequence GTGCAGGGGTGGCTTTCGCGGTCGACTCCGTTGCGGCTGGGCAAGGGATCCCTGGTGGCGATGCCGCTGCTGGGGGCAGGAGTAGCACTGTTGTTGGGGGCACTGTTGATTGCCCTGGCGGGACATAACCCGCTGACGGCTTATGGGGTGATGCTGCAGGGGGCTTTGGGTAGCCAACGATCCCTAACAGAAACGGCGTTGCGGGCGACGCCGCTGTTGATCATGGGGTTGGGGTTGACGATAGCCTTTCGCTGCAAGGTGTGGAATATCGGCGCGGAAGGGCAGTACCACTTGGGGGCTTTGGCGGGGGCAGCCGTCGCTCTGAATATGGCGGATCAACCGGCTTGGCTGGTGCTGCCGCTGATGGTGTTGGCGGGAGTGGCGGGAGGGGTGCTGTGGAGTGGGTTGGCGGGTTGGCTGCATCTGAAACGGGGTATGAATTTGATCATCGTTACCCTGATGCTGAACTACATCGGCATTTTGTGGGTGCGCTACATGGCCCGTAGCCCCCTGCGGGATCCCAAGGGGTTTTTACCGGAATCGGCTCAGTTTGCAGCGGTGGCACGATTGCCTCGGCTGCTGGATACCCGCTTGCACTTGGGTGTGGTGATGGCGGTGTTGTTGGTCGGGATTGTCTATGTGCTGTTGTGGCGAACATCGTTGGGGTTTCAGTTGCGAGCGGTGGGATCCCGTGCCAGTGTGGCCCGCACGATGGGGATCCCGGTGGGACGAAATATTTTAATGGCTTTGTTGATCAGTGGGGGACTGGCGGGGTTGGCGGGCATTATCGAAGTCAGTACCACCATCACCCGTTTGAAGGGCACGATTTCTGATAATTACGGCTTCAGTGCCATTTTGGTGGCTTTGTTGGGGCAGTTGCAGCCCGTGGGGGTCTTGGTGGCGGCCTATTTGTTCTCCGCCTTAAATATTGGGGCAGAGGCATTGCAGGTACGGATGCAGATCCCAGCGGCAGTGGCGCAGGTGATCCAAGCGTTGGTGGTGCTGTTGGTGTTGGCAGGGGATGCCTTGGGCAGAAATCGCGGGCGCGAGTAA
- a CDS encoding ABC transporter ATP-binding protein, whose product MQGIRKAFPGVLANDGVDFELRPGEIHALLGENGAGKTTLMNILAGLYQPDSGQIRLRGQSVRIGSPRQAIQRGIGMVHQHFMLVQSFTVADNIVLGQGSGWLQENTKQLHEQLRQLAERYGLQVDPAAQVAQLSVGEQQRVEILKAIYRGADILILDEPTAVLTPQEVEELLQTLRALAAQGTGIVFISHKLKEVLALCHRVTVLRDGKTVGTVAVAEQLQSLGSAGCERLLAQMMVGREIKPASWGKAGEPGSLGDPLLRLEGVVALSDRGLPALQGIHLQVRAGEIVGVAGVDGNGQRELEEVIAGLRPIQAGTLRFAESGPVNLAHIPSDRYSMGLLSDFSVAENTILRDVERDPYCRRGWLDWRAIARFAQQLVLQFTVKTPSIQTRAGKLSGGNAQKLVLGRELARQPQLILAAQPTRGLDISAIEYVHHQLLQQRQMGAGILLISTELEEILQLSDRIVVLYEGKIRGETAAERVDIHQLGLWMAGRE is encoded by the coding sequence CCACCCTGATGAACATCCTGGCGGGCCTTTACCAACCGGATAGCGGCCAGATCCGTTTGCGCGGCCAATCGGTGCGGATCGGATCCCCACGCCAGGCCATCCAGCGGGGGATTGGCATGGTGCATCAGCATTTTATGTTGGTGCAAAGCTTTACGGTGGCAGACAACATTGTTTTAGGGCAGGGATCCGGCTGGCTCCAGGAGAACACCAAACAACTACACGAACAGCTGCGGCAACTGGCAGAGCGCTACGGGTTGCAGGTGGATCCGGCGGCCCAGGTGGCCCAGCTTTCGGTGGGAGAGCAACAGCGGGTAGAGATCCTCAAGGCCATCTATCGCGGCGCCGATATTCTGATCCTGGATGAGCCGACGGCGGTACTGACGCCCCAGGAGGTGGAAGAACTGTTGCAGACGCTGCGGGCTTTGGCTGCCCAGGGCACGGGGATTGTCTTTATTTCCCACAAGTTGAAGGAGGTGCTGGCCCTCTGTCATCGGGTGACGGTGCTGCGGGATGGCAAAACGGTCGGTACGGTGGCGGTAGCCGAACAGCTACAAAGTCTGGGATCCGCCGGTTGTGAACGGCTGCTGGCCCAGATGATGGTGGGGCGGGAGATCAAACCGGCCTCCTGGGGGAAGGCCGGGGAACCAGGCTCACTAGGGGATCCCCTCTTGCGACTGGAGGGGGTAGTGGCCCTAAGCGACCGGGGTTTGCCCGCTTTGCAAGGGATCCACCTCCAGGTACGGGCCGGAGAAATTGTCGGCGTGGCGGGGGTGGATGGCAATGGCCAACGGGAATTGGAGGAGGTGATCGCTGGCCTGCGGCCCATCCAAGCGGGGACATTACGCTTTGCCGAATCGGGGCCGGTGAACTTAGCCCACATTCCCTCGGATCGCTACAGCATGGGCCTGCTCTCCGACTTTAGTGTTGCGGAAAACACGATTTTACGGGATGTGGAGCGGGATCCCTATTGTCGGCGGGGCTGGCTGGATTGGCGGGCGATTGCCCGGTTTGCCCAGCAGTTGGTGTTGCAATTTACGGTGAAAACCCCTTCCATCCAAACACGGGCTGGGAAACTGTCCGGGGGCAATGCCCAAAAATTGGTGCTGGGACGGGAATTGGCGCGGCAACCGCAACTGATTTTGGCGGCACAACCGACGCGGGGGCTGGATATCAGCGCTATTGAATACGTGCATCATCAACTGTTGCAACAACGGCAGATGGGAGCAGGTATCCTGCTCATTTCGACGGAGCTGGAGGAGATCCTGCAATTGAGCGACCGTATCGTGGTGCTCTACGAGGGGAAAATTCGCGGCGAAACCGCAGCAGAACGGGTGGATATTCATCAATTGGGCCTGTGGATGGCGGGGAGAGAGTAG